One Nostoc sp. UHCC 0302 DNA window includes the following coding sequences:
- a CDS encoding pentapeptide repeat-containing protein, with translation MKYWRLLASFVLATVLFLFPLSAQAASSSSITRSAGDEFKGKDYSGQSLIGTEFTNVNLENANFSNADLRGGVFNGTVLEGVNLHGVDFSNGIAYLVRFKGADLSDAVLTDAMMLRSTFDNVDITNADFTNAVLDGTQIKKLCAKASGVNSKTGVDTRESLGCR, from the coding sequence ATGAAATATTGGCGACTACTAGCTAGCTTTGTCTTAGCTACAGTACTTTTTTTGTTTCCCTTATCAGCGCAAGCTGCTAGTTCTTCTAGCATCACCCGTTCTGCTGGCGATGAATTTAAGGGCAAGGATTACTCTGGTCAAAGTTTAATTGGTACTGAGTTTACCAATGTCAATTTAGAGAATGCTAACTTTAGCAATGCTGACTTACGTGGTGGTGTGTTTAACGGTACTGTACTGGAGGGAGTAAATCTGCATGGTGTAGATTTTAGTAATGGGATAGCCTATCTGGTGAGGTTTAAGGGCGCTGATTTAAGTGATGCAGTTTTAACAGATGCAATGATGCTGCGTTCTACTTTCGATAATGTCGATATCACAAATGCTGATTTCACAAATGCGGTTTTAGATGGCACGCAAATAAAAAAACTTTGTGCTAAAGCAAGTGGTGTAAATTCTAAAACTGGTGTGGATACTCGCGAGTCTTTAGGATGTAGGTAA
- the gcvT gene encoding glycine cleavage system aminomethyltransferase GcvT, whose product MANQEEIALSLARTPLYQLGVELKARLTSFGGWEMPVQFSGISREHDAVRKTAGMFDISHMGKFTLQGKNVISQLQRLVPSDLSRLQLGQAQYTVLLNPQAGIIDDIIVYYQGEDTSGIQQVLIIANAATTAKDKAWLLQHIDSDEVQFQDISPNKVLIAVQGPKAIKYLQPLVQEDLKPLKAFGHLEVTLLGKSGFIARTGYTGEDGFEVMVDPDVGIELWQSLYNAGVIPAGLGARDTLRLEAAMALYGQDIDDTTTPLEAGLGWLVHLDTKGDFIGRAVLEQQKAAGVQRRLVGLQTQGRNIARHGYQVLSAGKIVGEITSGTLSPTLGYPIALAYVPTQLATVGQQLEVEIRGKAYPAIVVKRPFYRSKNRVTN is encoded by the coding sequence GTGGCTAATCAAGAAGAAATTGCCCTATCTCTGGCCCGAACCCCTTTATATCAATTGGGTGTAGAACTTAAAGCCCGGCTGACCAGCTTTGGTGGTTGGGAAATGCCCGTGCAATTTAGTGGCATTAGCCGCGAACACGATGCTGTCAGAAAAACAGCCGGGATGTTCGATATTTCCCACATGGGTAAATTTACCCTCCAAGGTAAAAACGTTATTTCCCAACTCCAGCGTTTAGTGCCTTCCGACTTGAGTCGGCTACAACTCGGTCAAGCGCAATACACGGTATTGTTAAATCCCCAAGCAGGAATTATTGACGACATTATTGTCTATTACCAGGGTGAAGATACTAGTGGTATACAGCAGGTACTAATCATAGCTAATGCGGCAACTACTGCTAAAGACAAAGCGTGGCTATTACAACACATTGATTCAGATGAGGTGCAATTCCAAGACATTTCGCCAAACAAAGTTTTAATCGCTGTCCAAGGGCCAAAAGCTATTAAATATCTTCAGCCATTAGTGCAAGAAGACTTAAAACCACTCAAAGCATTTGGTCATTTAGAAGTAACTTTATTGGGTAAATCAGGCTTTATTGCCCGTACAGGTTACACCGGAGAAGATGGATTTGAGGTCATGGTAGATCCAGATGTGGGGATAGAATTGTGGCAAAGTCTCTACAATGCTGGTGTTATTCCAGCAGGACTTGGTGCAAGAGACACCCTCCGGCTAGAAGCAGCAATGGCACTTTACGGACAAGATATAGATGACACCACCACACCCTTAGAAGCAGGTTTGGGTTGGCTAGTTCACCTAGATACCAAAGGTGATTTTATTGGTCGGGCAGTTTTGGAACAGCAAAAAGCCGCTGGAGTACAGCGGCGACTAGTAGGTTTGCAAACTCAAGGACGCAACATTGCCCGCCACGGCTACCAAGTTTTATCAGCCGGTAAAATCGTGGGAGAAATTACCAGCGGCACTCTGTCGCCTACACTTGGTTATCCTATTGCTTTAGCCTATGTTCCTACTCAGCTAGCGACTGTTGGTCAACAGCTAGAGGTAGAAATTCGCGGTAAAGCTTACCCCGCCATTGTGGTTAAACGTCCCTTTTATCGCTCAAAAAATCGTGTTACTAACTGA
- the gcvH gene encoding glycine cleavage system protein GcvH, with protein sequence MSFEYPQDFRYQDTHEYVRLDGEIATIGITEFAIDQLGDIVFLELPEIGDAIEKGETFGSIESVKAVEDLKSPVTGTVIERNEVLIESPEQITEEDPYAEGWFLKVRVNDPGEIEDGLTADEYRAQVEGE encoded by the coding sequence ATGTCTTTTGAATATCCTCAAGATTTTAGATACCAGGATACTCATGAATATGTGCGACTTGATGGCGAAATTGCCACCATTGGCATTACTGAATTTGCTATAGATCAGCTGGGTGATATCGTATTTTTGGAATTGCCAGAAATTGGCGATGCTATTGAGAAGGGAGAAACTTTTGGCTCAATTGAATCAGTCAAAGCGGTTGAAGACCTAAAATCACCAGTAACTGGCACAGTCATAGAACGCAATGAAGTCTTGATTGAATCTCCCGAACAAATCACAGAAGAAGATCCCTATGCTGAGGGGTGGTTCTTGAAAGTACGCGTTAATGACCCTGGTGAAATTGAGGATGGCTTGACTGCGGATGAGTATCGCGCCCAGGTAGAAGGGGAATAG
- the gcvP gene encoding aminomethyl-transferring glycine dehydrogenase, whose protein sequence is MVLSTAPITKSSDRPILDERSQKLNNFAQRHIGPNSNEIQQMLEVLGFSSLDALIDQTVPQAIRLNKSLHLPEAQSEYAALAKLKKIAAKNQVCRSYIGTGYYDCITPPVIGRNILENPGWYTAYTPYQPEIAQGRLEALLNFQTMIIDLTGLEIANASLLDEATAAAEAMSLSYGVCKKKANAYFVSRDCHPQTIDVLQTRAKPLGINIIIGDHQTFDFDQPIFGAVLQYPASDGTIYDYRAFIEKAHAEGALVTVAADPLSLTLLTPPGEFGADIAVGSTQRFGIPLGFGGPHAAYFATKEEYKRQVPGRIVGVSKDAQGKPALRLALQTREQHIRREKATSNICTAQVLLAVMASMYAVYHGASGLRAIAENIHNLTVILATGLERLGYKINSKDFFDTLRVELETSKLQAILQACQARNINLRIFDTTAVGISLDETTTTEDLIDLWQIFAATDDLPFTPEELSSPSPHFPLARQTSYLTHPVFNRYHSETELLRYLHKLETKDLSLTTSMIPLGSCTMKLNATAEMIPVTWEEFGKIHPFAPLSQTRGYQILFQQLEAWLAEITGFAGVSLQPNAGSQGEYAGLLVIHQYHESRGEAHRNVCLIPTSAHGTNPASAVMCGMKVVAVACDLDGNIDVSDLKAKAEKHSNELAALMVTYPSTHGVFEEAIQEICAVVHSHGGQVYMDGANMNAQVGICRPGDIGADVCHLNLHKTFCIPHGGGGPGMGPIGVASHLLPFLPGHVMVRSWEESIPSPQSLIPSPQHIGAVAAAPWGSASILVISWMYIVMMGADGLTEATKVAILNANYIAKRLESYYPVLYKGKNDLVAHECILDLRSLKKSASIEIDDIAKRLIDYGFHAPTVSWPVAGTIMVEPTESESKEELDRFCDALISIRQEIAEIESRKVDTQDNVLKNAPHTAESLIAGEWQHPYSREQAAYPAPWNREHKFWPAVGRIDSAFGDRNFVCSCLPMDAYSS, encoded by the coding sequence GTGGTACTTTCCACCGCCCCTATTACTAAATCTAGCGATCGCCCGATACTGGACGAAAGGAGTCAAAAGTTAAATAATTTTGCACAAAGGCACATTGGGCCTAACTCCAATGAAATTCAGCAAATGCTTGAGGTGTTGGGGTTTTCTAGTCTAGATGCACTGATTGACCAAACAGTGCCACAGGCAATCCGGCTGAATAAATCGCTACATCTACCAGAAGCGCAAAGTGAGTACGCAGCCCTGGCAAAATTAAAAAAAATTGCTGCAAAAAATCAGGTTTGTCGCTCATACATTGGTACAGGATATTATGACTGCATTACCCCGCCTGTGATCGGGCGTAATATTTTAGAAAACCCTGGCTGGTATACTGCTTACACCCCTTATCAGCCAGAAATTGCTCAAGGGCGATTAGAAGCACTGCTGAATTTTCAAACTATGATTATTGACCTCACAGGTTTGGAAATTGCCAATGCTTCCTTACTCGATGAAGCTACAGCCGCAGCAGAGGCGATGAGCCTGAGTTATGGTGTTTGCAAAAAGAAAGCAAATGCCTATTTTGTTTCTCGTGATTGTCATCCCCAAACCATTGATGTGTTGCAAACACGAGCAAAACCTTTAGGAATTAACATCATTATTGGTGATCATCAGACATTTGATTTTGATCAACCAATTTTTGGGGCAGTTCTGCAATATCCTGCAAGTGATGGCACTATTTACGACTACCGCGCTTTTATCGAAAAAGCCCATGCTGAGGGTGCATTGGTGACGGTAGCAGCAGATCCCTTAAGCTTAACTTTGTTGACCCCCCCTGGTGAATTCGGTGCTGATATTGCTGTGGGTAGCACCCAGCGTTTTGGTATTCCCTTGGGGTTTGGGGGGCCTCATGCGGCATACTTTGCTACCAAAGAAGAGTATAAGCGGCAAGTTCCAGGACGAATTGTAGGTGTATCTAAAGATGCTCAAGGTAAGCCTGCATTACGTCTCGCCTTACAGACTCGCGAACAGCATATCCGGCGTGAAAAAGCGACTAGTAATATTTGTACAGCACAGGTACTACTGGCAGTGATGGCGAGTATGTATGCTGTCTATCATGGTGCTTCTGGACTCAGGGCGATCGCTGAAAACATTCATAATTTAACTGTAATCTTAGCAACAGGTTTAGAACGTCTAGGTTATAAGATAAATTCTAAAGATTTCTTTGATACGCTGCGGGTAGAGTTGGAAACGAGCAAACTTCAAGCAATTCTCCAAGCTTGTCAAGCTAGGAATATTAATCTGCGGATTTTCGACACAACTGCTGTCGGTATCTCATTAGATGAAACTACTACAACAGAAGATTTAATCGACCTTTGGCAGATTTTTGCCGCTACAGATGACCTCCCTTTCACCCCAGAAGAATTATCTTCTCCCTCTCCCCATTTCCCTCTCGCCCGCCAAACAAGTTACTTAACTCACCCCGTCTTTAACCGCTATCACTCAGAAACTGAGTTGCTGCGCTATCTGCACAAGCTAGAAACTAAAGACTTATCACTAACTACATCGATGATTCCTTTGGGGTCATGCACGATGAAGTTGAATGCAACAGCTGAGATGATTCCGGTAACGTGGGAAGAATTTGGCAAGATTCATCCATTTGCCCCGCTGTCGCAAACACGCGGTTATCAAATTCTGTTCCAACAATTGGAGGCATGGTTAGCTGAAATAACTGGTTTTGCTGGAGTTTCTCTGCAACCAAATGCTGGTTCTCAAGGTGAATATGCAGGACTTTTAGTAATTCATCAATATCATGAAAGTCGTGGGGAGGCACACCGCAATGTTTGTTTGATTCCGACTTCGGCACATGGGACAAACCCGGCAAGTGCCGTAATGTGTGGGATGAAGGTGGTGGCGGTTGCCTGTGATTTAGACGGTAATATTGACGTTAGCGACCTGAAAGCGAAGGCAGAAAAACACAGCAACGAACTCGCCGCCTTGATGGTGACATATCCCTCGACTCACGGTGTTTTCGAGGAAGCAATTCAGGAAATTTGTGCTGTTGTGCATAGCCACGGTGGCCAAGTTTACATGGATGGGGCGAATATGAATGCCCAAGTAGGTATTTGCCGTCCCGGGGATATTGGCGCAGATGTCTGTCATTTGAACTTGCACAAAACTTTCTGTATTCCGCATGGTGGTGGTGGCCCTGGTATGGGACCTATCGGCGTTGCTTCCCATCTTCTACCATTCTTACCTGGACACGTTATGGTAAGGAGTTGGGAAGAATCAATTCCCAGTCCCCAGTCCCTAATCCCCAGTCCCCAACACATTGGTGCTGTTGCTGCTGCGCCTTGGGGTAGTGCTAGTATCTTGGTGATTTCCTGGATGTACATTGTGATGATGGGTGCAGATGGTTTGACCGAAGCAACCAAAGTGGCAATTCTCAATGCTAATTACATTGCTAAGAGGCTTGAATCTTACTATCCCGTTTTGTATAAGGGAAAAAATGATTTAGTTGCCCATGAGTGTATTTTAGATTTGCGATCGCTCAAAAAATCCGCCAGCATCGAAATTGATGATATCGCCAAGCGTCTGATAGATTACGGCTTTCATGCGCCGACTGTCTCCTGGCCTGTGGCAGGTACAATCATGGTGGAACCTACAGAAAGCGAATCTAAGGAAGAATTAGACCGTTTTTGTGATGCGTTGATTTCGATTCGCCAAGAAATCGCTGAAATTGAATCACGTAAGGTAGATACTCAAGATAATGTTTTGAAGAATGCACCCCACACCGCCGAAAGTCTTATCGCGGGAGAATGGCAGCATCCTTATTCTCGCGAACAAGCAGCCTATCCTGCGCCTTGGAATCGTGAACACAAGTTCTGGCCAGCTGTTGGTCGCATTGACTCAGCTTTTGGGGACAGAAATTTTGTTTGTTCTTGTCTGCCAATGGATGCTTATTCGTCGTAA
- a CDS encoding NACHT domain protein, producing MSLDPVVNVLKSIAKPAASLVINQAQRNETVVRTLKQFNFDPVQPPKDVDGVYIYSLIEYGVDKAEVLLNLFREREIKNAFWSAYTSNNPLGFYKEVEKFLQGKDLEYDIRLLRIELRSQLEEFGEIFIKVAKKSKSKDFEPFPEWNLDEYPAEFKSLIREKIRSFCGRKFVFDAFKQFCDKNRSGYFTVVGDAGMGKSTIAAKYVWDNKSPCYFNIRSDGRNRAELFLESIRKQLVKRYQLQNDQKANLADLLEQVSKKLPANEHLVIVVDALDEVEQEAGGNLLDLPTALPERIYFLLTRRPYTRDKKRLSAPDVPVEELDLRGSQYVDLSREDIKEYIRFFLNVDQDYKNAVRQWIQDRNISDNDFVEQVATKSENNFMYLRYVLPGIAKGEYNDLSLRELPDGLQEYYQVHWQRMGMEEKPQEVKVFILFILVEIGTPIPCEMISEIAKQDEFDVQSVLDEWVEYLKPQDLEGEICYSIYHASFLDFLKAKRVLDSKRKLFQEVNQHIANYLVRKMA from the coding sequence ATGAGTCTTGACCCTGTAGTTAATGTACTTAAAAGTATTGCTAAACCTGCGGCTTCTCTAGTTATTAATCAAGCTCAACGCAATGAAACTGTAGTTAGAACCTTAAAACAATTCAATTTTGACCCAGTACAACCACCCAAAGATGTTGATGGTGTCTATATTTACTCTTTAATTGAGTATGGTGTGGATAAGGCAGAAGTACTGCTGAATCTTTTCCGAGAAAGAGAAATTAAAAATGCTTTTTGGAGTGCTTATACTTCAAATAATCCCTTGGGTTTCTACAAAGAAGTAGAAAAGTTTTTGCAGGGGAAGGATTTAGAATATGATATCCGATTGTTGAGGATTGAGTTGCGATCGCAGTTAGAAGAATTTGGCGAAATATTTATTAAAGTTGCCAAAAAAAGTAAATCTAAAGACTTTGAACCTTTCCCGGAATGGAATTTAGACGAGTATCCAGCGGAATTTAAGTCGTTAATTAGAGAAAAAATTCGCTCGTTTTGCGGTCGTAAGTTTGTTTTTGATGCATTTAAACAATTCTGCGACAAAAATCGCAGTGGTTACTTCACAGTGGTGGGTGATGCAGGGATGGGGAAGAGTACCATTGCTGCTAAATATGTCTGGGACAATAAATCACCATGCTATTTTAATATTCGCTCTGATGGTCGCAATCGAGCGGAGCTATTTCTGGAAAGTATTCGCAAACAATTAGTTAAACGTTACCAGTTGCAGAATGACCAGAAGGCTAATTTAGCAGATTTATTAGAACAGGTTAGCAAAAAACTACCTGCTAATGAACATTTAGTAATTGTGGTTGATGCGCTGGATGAAGTGGAACAAGAAGCAGGGGGGAATCTTTTAGATTTACCAACAGCGCTACCTGAACGTATCTATTTTCTGTTGACTAGACGACCCTATACCAGAGATAAAAAACGCTTGTCTGCACCAGATGTTCCAGTTGAGGAGCTAGATTTAAGGGGAAGTCAGTATGTTGATTTGAGTCGTGAAGATATTAAGGAATATATTCGGTTCTTTTTGAATGTTGATCAAGACTATAAGAATGCAGTTAGACAATGGATTCAAGACCGCAATATTTCTGATAACGATTTTGTTGAGCAGGTAGCAACTAAGAGTGAAAATAATTTCATGTACCTGCGCTATGTTTTGCCAGGAATTGCTAAAGGTGAATATAATGACCTGAGTTTAAGGGAATTACCTGATGGTCTGCAAGAATATTATCAAGTCCATTGGCAGCGCATGGGAATGGAGGAAAAGCCCCAGGAAGTAAAGGTATTTATTCTGTTTATTTTAGTGGAGATTGGTACACCAATTCCCTGTGAGATGATATCGGAGATTGCCAAACAGGATGAATTTGATGTGCAATCAGTTTTAGATGAGTGGGTTGAGTATTTGAAGCCGCAGGATTTAGAAGGAGAAATCTGCTATAGCATCTATCACGCTAGTTTTTTAGACTTCTTGAAAGCAAAACGGGTTCTGGATTCCAAACGAAAGCTATTTCAAGAAGTTAATCAACACATTGCAAACTACCTTGTAAGGAAGATGGCGTGA
- a CDS encoding WD40 repeat domain-containing protein has protein sequence MGEFADKFAAQSFAFQRAYLGSLARSFVKSGELQNYYQTLTDFDFLVAKIKHPEFGVQPLIEDYDLIDDAETLNYPEYNSEKVKSLKLVQGALRLSAHILVVDKQQLASQLHGRLLNQKMPEEIQALLAQIKQEKTTPWLCPLTSSLTPPGGRLIRTFNGHSYSVNAVAVTPNGQQVISASDDENLKVWNLATGEELFTLKGHIDSVNAVAVTPNGQQVISASADENLEVWNLATGKKLFTLIGHSDSVNAVAVTPNGQQVISASNDNTLKVWNLATGKELFTLIGHSDSVNAVAVTPDGQQVISASNDNTLKVWNLATGRELFPLIGRSYSVKAIAVTPNGQQVISASRDNTLKVWNLATGEELFTLKGHSHWVNAVAVTPNGQQVISASRDNTLKIWNLATGEELFTLKGHSDSVNAVAVTFNGQQVISASLDSTIKIWNLATGEELFTPKGHSNSVNAIAVTTNGQQVISASRDNTLKVWNLATGEELFTLNGHSYSVNAVVVTPNGQQVISASDDKTLKVWNLATGEELFTLKGHSYSVNAVAITPNGQQVISASRDKTLKVWNLATGEELFTLKGHSYSVNAVAITPNGQQVISASDDKTLKVWNLATGKKGFFTFIRNRITRRKIFTLKGHSNLVNTVAVTPNGQQVISASWDSTIKVWNLATGKELFTLNGHSYSVNAVAVIPNEQQVISASRDNTLKVWNLETRKVIATFTGDSSVYCCAVAPDGMTIVAGDSSGRVHFLRLENMIEE, from the coding sequence ATGGGAGAATTTGCTGACAAGTTCGCGGCACAAAGTTTCGCTTTTCAACGTGCTTACTTGGGTAGTTTAGCGCGAAGCTTTGTGAAGTCGGGAGAGTTGCAGAATTATTACCAAACTCTGACTGATTTTGATTTTCTGGTGGCAAAGATTAAGCATCCTGAGTTTGGTGTGCAGCCGTTAATTGAAGATTATGATTTGATTGATGATGCAGAGACATTAAATTATCCAGAATACAACTCAGAGAAAGTCAAAAGTCTAAAATTAGTTCAAGGTGCATTGAGACTGTCAGCGCATATTTTAGTAGTAGATAAGCAACAATTAGCGAGTCAATTGCACGGAAGGTTACTAAATCAGAAAATGCCAGAGGAAATTCAGGCATTATTGGCACAAATAAAGCAAGAGAAAACTACCCCTTGGCTGTGTCCCTTGACCTCTAGCTTAACCCCACCAGGGGGACGTTTAATCCGCACCTTCAATGGTCATAGTTACTCGGTAAATGCCGTCGCCGTCACCCCCAATGGGCAACAGGTGATTTCTGCTTCCGATGACGAGAACCTCAAAGTCTGGAATCTGGCAACTGGGGAGGAACTATTCACCCTCAAAGGTCATATTGACTCGGTAAATGCCGTCGCCGTCACCCCCAATGGGCAACAGGTGATTTCTGCTTCCGCTGACGAAAACCTCGAAGTCTGGAATCTGGCAACTGGGAAGAAACTATTCACCCTTATTGGTCATAGTGACTCGGTAAATGCCGTCGCCGTCACCCCCAATGGGCAACAGGTGATTTCTGCATCCAATGACAACACCCTCAAAGTCTGGAATCTAGCAACTGGGAAAGAACTATTCACCCTTATTGGTCATAGTGACTCAGTAAATGCCGTCGCCGTCACCCCCGATGGACAACAGGTGATTTCTGCATCCAATGACAACACCCTCAAAGTCTGGAATCTGGCAACTGGGAGGGAGCTATTCCCTCTCATTGGTCGTAGTTACTCGGTAAAAGCCATCGCCGTCACCCCCAACGGGCAACAGGTAATTTCTGCATCCCGTGACAATACCCTCAAAGTCTGGAATCTGGCAACTGGGGAAGAACTATTTACCCTCAAGGGTCATAGTCACTGGGTAAATGCCGTCGCCGTCACCCCCAACGGGCAACAGGTAATTTCTGCATCCCGTGACAATACCCTCAAAATCTGGAATTTGGCAACTGGGGAAGAACTATTCACCCTCAAGGGTCATAGTGACTCGGTAAATGCCGTCGCCGTCACCTTCAATGGACAACAGGTGATTTCTGCGTCATTGGACAGCACCATCAAAATCTGGAATCTGGCAACTGGGGAAGAACTATTTACCCCCAAGGGTCATAGTAACTCGGTAAATGCCATCGCCGTCACCACCAATGGGCAACAGGTGATTTCTGCTTCCCGTGACAATACCCTCAAAGTCTGGAATCTGGCAACTGGGGAAGAACTATTCACCCTCAATGGTCATAGTTACTCGGTAAATGCCGTCGTCGTCACCCCCAATGGACAACAGGTGATTTCTGCTTCCGATGACAAGACCCTCAAAGTCTGGAATCTGGCAACTGGGGAAGAACTATTCACCCTCAAGGGTCATAGTTACTCGGTAAATGCCGTCGCCATCACCCCCAATGGACAACAGGTGATTTCTGCATCCCGTGACAAGACCCTCAAAGTCTGGAATCTGGCAACTGGGGAAGAACTATTCACCCTCAAGGGTCATAGTTACTCGGTAAATGCCGTCGCCATCACCCCCAATGGACAACAGGTGATTTCTGCTTCCGATGACAAGACCCTCAAAGTCTGGAATCTGGCAACAGGAAAAAAAGGATTTTTTACTTTTATTAGGAATCGGATCACCAGAAGAAAAATATTCACCCTCAAGGGTCATAGTAACTTGGTAAATACCGTCGCCGTCACCCCCAATGGGCAACAGGTAATTTCTGCGTCATGGGACAGCACCATCAAAGTCTGGAATCTGGCAACTGGAAAGGAACTATTCACCCTCAATGGTCATAGTTACTCGGTAAATGCCGTAGCCGTCATCCCCAATGAGCAACAGGTAATTTCTGCATCTCGTGACAATACCCTCAAAGTCTGGAATCTGGAAACCAGAAAAGTTATTGCCACTTTCACAGGGGATAGTTCCGTCTATTGCTGTGCAGTTGCGCCAGACGGCATGACAATTGTGGCAGGGGATAGTTCAGGTAGGGTGCATTTTTTGCGTCTTGAAAACATGATAGAGGAATGA
- a CDS encoding Uma2 family endonuclease: MTVQLLRRKFTVEQYHKMVDSGILREDDRVELIRGEIIDMSPIGTKHAACVNRLVNLLVQLLGIRVILAAQNPVALNDNSEPQPDVALLKPRDDFYATAHPQPQDIFLLIEVADATVMYDREEKIPLYEEKIPLYAEANIIEVWLVDINEEIVEVYQQPTPARYQLMQKFASGQTLSIQAFPDVNITVNEIFGR; this comes from the coding sequence ATAACTGTGCAGTTACTAAGACGAAAATTCACAGTTGAGCAATATCACAAAATGGTTGATTCGGGGATTCTCAGAGAGGATGACCGGGTGGAATTGATTCGGGGAGAGATTATTGATATGTCGCCTATTGGGACAAAACACGCTGCTTGTGTAAATCGACTTGTTAATTTGTTGGTGCAACTGTTGGGTATACGCGTTATACTTGCTGCTCAAAATCCGGTTGCGTTGAACGATAACTCAGAACCTCAGCCAGATGTGGCATTACTTAAACCCCGTGATGATTTCTACGCTACAGCACACCCCCAACCCCAGGATATTTTTTTATTAATTGAAGTGGCTGATGCGACTGTGATGTATGACCGAGAAGAGAAAATTCCTTTATATGAAGAGAAAATTCCTTTATATGCAGAAGCAAACATAATTGAAGTTTGGTTAGTAGATATTAACGAGGAAATTGTCGAAGTTTATCAACAACCAACACCCGCAAGATATCAGCTTATGCAAAAGTTCGCTAGCGGTCAAACTTTGTCAATTCAAGCTTTCCCTGATGTGAATATTACTGTTAATGAAATCTTTGGCAGATAA
- a CDS encoding ATP-binding protein, whose product MNSPPKPPTAINSRGHPTEFQQVIEEKNQHFIGREFVFTAIHEFFHRYNQGYFTIIGAPGSGKSAILAKYATDNPQVIYYNAELEGKNRADKFLRNICTQLVEMLHITSLQTIPDNATEGSWFLSLLLQEISEELQPNQKLIIAIDGLNCIDRNSQPSGTNLFYLPRYLPDGVYFLLTRRPFLREKSGLLIETPWQSLDLANYPAENRQDIQAYIQSYLTHEEIPPTPLKKGGNILPLLREVKEDLKSWLSEHNVSEQEFSDRLTNLSENNFMYVSQIINAIPSLRDATRTVSFANAAGFYAQQLDYNQLPPSLVAYYQQHLQKMISPEQGENISQAVLKVLIQQHEAISVDALSQTAAGIAEIIDADEYDVEEVLENWLEFLQQQQITGETHYSLYHSSFRHWLGTQQI is encoded by the coding sequence ATGAATTCACCACCCAAACCACCCACTGCAATCAATTCCAGAGGACATCCAACGGAATTTCAGCAAGTTATTGAAGAAAAAAATCAACACTTTATCGGTCGTGAATTTGTTTTTACGGCTATTCATGAGTTTTTCCACCGTTATAACCAGGGTTATTTCACTATCATTGGCGCACCCGGTAGCGGGAAAAGTGCCATTCTCGCTAAATATGCAACAGATAATCCTCAAGTTATTTATTACAATGCTGAACTTGAGGGAAAAAATCGTGCTGACAAGTTTCTCAGAAATATTTGTACGCAACTTGTAGAGATGTTGCATATAACGTCTCTACAAACCATACCGGATAACGCTACAGAGGGGAGTTGGTTTTTGTCTCTGCTGTTGCAAGAAATCAGCGAGGAGTTACAACCCAATCAAAAACTGATAATTGCCATTGATGGCTTGAATTGCATTGACCGCAACAGCCAACCTTCTGGTACAAATCTCTTTTATCTCCCCCGCTATCTCCCAGATGGAGTTTATTTCCTCCTCACCCGCCGACCCTTTTTGAGAGAAAAGTCTGGTTTATTAATTGAAACGCCGTGGCAAAGTCTTGATTTAGCAAACTATCCAGCAGAAAATCGGCAAGATATTCAAGCTTATATTCAAAGTTATTTAACTCATGAAGAGATCCCCCCAACCCCCCTTAAAAAGGGGGGCAATATTTTACCGTTGTTAAGGGAGGTTAAGGAGGATCTTAAATCTTGGCTAAGTGAACATAATGTTAGTGAGCAAGAGTTTAGCGATCGCCTCACCAATTTGAGCGAAAATAATTTTATGTATGTTAGCCAGATTATAAATGCGATACCTTCTCTTCGAGACGCTACGCGAACGGTAAGCTTCGCTAACGCAGCAGGTTTTTACGCTCAACAGTTAGACTACAATCAACTCCCGCCAAGTTTAGTAGCATATTATCAGCAGCATTTGCAAAAGATGATTTCTCCCGAACAAGGGGAGAACATTAGCCAAGCTGTGCTAAAGGTGTTAATACAGCAACATGAAGCAATATCAGTAGATGCGTTGTCGCAGACCGCCGCAGGCATCGCAGAAATAATTGATGCAGATGAATACGATGTTGAAGAAGTACTAGAAAATTGGCTTGAGTTTTTACAGCAACAACAAATTACTGGAGAGACTCATTACAGTCTCTATCATTCAAGCTTCCGCCACTGGCTAGGTACACAACAAATATAA